A single window of Bacteroidota bacterium DNA harbors:
- the rimM gene encoding 16S rRNA processing protein RimM, whose amino-acid sequence MHKKDCFYLGHTVKLHGYKGELSIKLDVDNPWEYKELESVFIEIDEQLIPFFIKQIDVKDKGFAVVRFDGVDNLEQAQRLLSKELYLPLSVLPALNGNKFYYHEVVDFTVVDKNFGVVGIVKQVLDFPNQAVLQVFKDNKEILIPVNDEIIKSVDRIQKEVITETPEGLIALYLK is encoded by the coding sequence ATGCACAAGAAAGATTGCTTCTATCTTGGACATACGGTAAAATTACATGGATATAAAGGTGAACTCAGCATTAAATTAGATGTTGATAATCCTTGGGAATACAAAGAATTGGAATCAGTTTTCATTGAAATAGATGAACAACTGATTCCTTTTTTTATTAAACAAATTGATGTTAAAGACAAGGGCTTTGCTGTTGTAAGATTTGACGGAGTTGATAACCTTGAACAAGCACAAAGACTTTTAAGTAAAGAACTTTATCTGCCTTTAAGTGTTCTTCCTGCTTTAAATGGCAATAAATTTTATTACCATGAAGTAGTTGATTTCACTGTAGTTGATAAAAATTTTGGTGTTGTTGGTATTGTAAAACAAGTTCTTGATTTCCCTAATCAGGCTGTTTTGCAGGTTTTTAAGGATAACAAGGAAATTCTTATTCCGGTTAATGATGAAATCATCAAATCAGTTGACAGAATTCAAAAAGAGGTGATAACAGAGACTCCCGAAGGCCTTATTGCCCTTTATTTAAAATAA
- a CDS encoding monovalent cation/H(+) antiporter subunit G, giving the protein MISTITTLVFLILGTFFILTASIGILRMPDVYLRISVVTKAATLGVGFMLIGLAVHYENFAITTRALAILLFVFLTGPAAAHMIGRAAYFIGDPLWKKTVGDELKNRYNKQSENLASSDEQAHQNELDMKEKK; this is encoded by the coding sequence ATGATTTCTACAATTACAACCCTTGTTTTCTTAATTCTGGGAACATTTTTTATCCTTACTGCATCTATTGGAATATTACGCATGCCTGATGTGTATTTAAGAATTTCTGTTGTTACCAAAGCCGCTACCCTTGGCGTAGGATTTATGCTTATTGGCCTTGCCGTTCATTATGAAAATTTCGCTATTACAACCAGGGCCTTGGCAATTTTACTCTTTGTATTCCTAACAGGTCCTGCTGCAGCTCATATGATTGGCAGGGCAGCCTATTTTATTGGGGACCCACTTTGGAAAAAAACGGTTGGAGATGAATTAAAAAACAGATACAATAAGCAATCAGAGAACTTGGCAAGCTCAGACGAACAAGCTCATCAAAATGAATTGGACATGAAAGAAAAAAAATAA
- a CDS encoding DUF389 domain-containing protein, which translates to MQRIVFIRKALNYFNLETELDDFDIIHENISKDIVFKGTNLWILIFAIIIASIGLNMNSTAVIIGAMLISPLMGPINGMGYSIATYNFPLFRRSLKNFAFAVVASLVASTTYFALSPISTAQSELLARTSPTIYDVLIALFGGLAGIVAISSKHKGNVIPGVAIATALMPPLCTAGFGLATGNFYYFIGAIYLFTINTVFIALSSVFISQILKFPIRTISLDSQRTKVNRWISLVTILILIPSIYFGYVLVQKEKFLANATNYVRNISIVEGNYLLKNEIDPKSKKIILVYGGANMNNDQKEKIKEKAKDFSIDNAKIIFQQGLSFDLINNKNSEVETLKAEMNRLNTLLKLNENRVDSISQSKLLGKQIYYEIKNLYPQIISCSYASTLLFNDTLVNSNQMEIVAFNTKGNINSIDKKKIGQWLQARLKTEKIKVYFENQ; encoded by the coding sequence ATGCAAAGAATTGTCTTTATAAGAAAAGCTTTAAATTATTTTAATCTTGAGACTGAACTTGATGACTTTGATATTATCCATGAAAATATTTCAAAAGATATAGTATTTAAGGGTACAAATCTCTGGATTTTAATATTTGCAATAATTATTGCATCCATTGGATTGAATATGAATTCCACGGCTGTGATTATTGGTGCAATGCTTATTTCCCCTTTAATGGGCCCAATCAATGGCATGGGATACAGTATTGCAACCTATAATTTTCCTTTATTCAGAAGATCACTTAAAAATTTCGCTTTTGCAGTTGTCGCAAGTCTCGTTGCATCAACAACTTACTTTGCTTTAAGTCCAATTTCTACGGCTCAATCAGAACTCTTGGCTCGTACAAGTCCAACTATTTATGATGTGTTAATAGCATTGTTTGGCGGCCTTGCTGGTATTGTTGCTATCAGTAGTAAACATAAAGGAAATGTAATTCCAGGAGTAGCAATTGCTACTGCTTTAATGCCTCCATTATGCACTGCGGGTTTTGGATTGGCAACAGGTAATTTTTATTATTTTATTGGGGCAATTTATTTATTCACAATAAATACAGTTTTTATCGCATTGTCCTCTGTTTTCATATCTCAAATATTAAAATTTCCTATCCGAACAATATCTTTAGATTCTCAAAGAACAAAAGTAAACAGATGGATTTCTTTAGTTACTATTTTAATCTTAATTCCAAGTATTTATTTTGGTTACGTTCTTGTTCAAAAAGAAAAATTCTTGGCTAATGCAACTAATTATGTAAGGAATATTAGCATTGTAGAGGGTAATTACCTGCTGAAAAATGAAATTGATCCTAAGAGCAAAAAGATTATATTAGTTTATGGAGGGGCAAACATGAATAACGATCAAAAGGAAAAAATTAAAGAAAAAGCCAAAGATTTCTCCATTGATAATGCAAAAATTATTTTTCAGCAAGGGTTATCTTTTGATTTAATTAACAACAAAAATAGTGAGGTAGAAACCCTTAAAGCTGAAATGAACAGATTAAATACTTTACTAAAGTTAAATGAAAACCGTGTTGACAGCATTTCCCAGAGCAAATTATTAGGAAAACAAATATACTATGAGATAAAGAACCTATATCCCCAAATAATAAGTTGTTCATATGCCAGCACCTTGTTGTTTAATGATACTTTGGTAAATTCAAACCAAATGGAAATAGTTGCATTTAATACAAAGGGAAATATAAATAGTATTGATAAAAAGAAAATTGGACAGTGGTTACAAGCCAGGCTTAAAACTGAAAAAATAAAAGTTTACTTTGAAAACCAATAA
- a CDS encoding Na+/H+ antiporter subunit E, producing MRSFLTNILLTFVWVVLTGEFIYQNFILGFAMSFFVLWISTGYGKSSRYFPRLISAFGLIFYFIRELLKANVLVTYDIITPKFKMQPAIIAVPLSVESDLEITLLANLITLTPGTLSIDVSDDKKIIYVHTMYLVTPEKFIEQIKSGLERRLLEVLR from the coding sequence ATGAGATCCTTTTTAACTAACATATTACTGACTTTTGTTTGGGTTGTTTTAACAGGGGAGTTTATTTATCAAAACTTTATTTTGGGTTTTGCAATGAGTTTCTTTGTGCTGTGGATATCTACAGGTTACGGAAAGTCATCCCGTTATTTCCCCAGGTTAATCAGTGCTTTCGGATTGATTTTTTACTTTATACGGGAATTGTTAAAAGCTAATGTATTAGTTACTTATGATATTATAACTCCAAAATTTAAAATGCAACCTGCAATCATTGCAGTCCCCTTGTCAGTTGAATCGGATTTAGAAATAACCTTGCTTGCAAATCTTATAACCCTTACCCCTGGCACCTTAAGCATTGATGTTTCTGATGACAAAAAAATAATATATGTTCATACTATGTATTTGGTTACCCCTGAAAAATTTATTGAGCAAATCAAATCAGGCCTGGAAAGAAGGCTATTGGAGGTTTTAAGATGA
- a CDS encoding 30S ribosomal protein S16, with translation MPTRIRLQRHGKKGQAFFHIVIADGRAPRDGKYIEKIGTYNPNTNPATIDINFDKALTWLKNGAQPSDTCRAMLSYRGVLYRYHLAKGVAKGALTEEQADAKFEKWLEEKEGRITGKKDKLSSGKQEATKKRLAEESVSREAKAAKIAAKNTPPAEEVAVEEAPAEETTSEPKAESAEENSPEA, from the coding sequence ATGCCTACAAGAATCAGATTACAAAGACATGGTAAAAAAGGGCAAGCCTTTTTCCATATTGTAATTGCCGATGGTCGTGCACCTCGTGATGGAAAATATATCGAGAAAATAGGCACGTACAACCCGAATACCAATCCGGCAACAATCGACATTAATTTTGACAAAGCTTTAACCTGGCTTAAAAACGGAGCACAACCTTCAGATACCTGTAGGGCAATGTTATCTTACAGAGGTGTTCTTTACAGATATCACCTTGCAAAGGGTGTTGCAAAAGGCGCTTTAACTGAAGAGCAGGCTGATGCTAAGTTTGAGAAGTGGTTAGAGGAGAAAGAAGGTAGAATTACTGGTAAAAAAGACAAATTGTCTTCTGGAAAACAAGAAGCTACTAAAAAACGTTTGGCTGAAGAATCAGTTTCAAGGGAGGCAAAAGCTGCCAAAATAGCTGCGAAAAACACGCCCCCTGCTGAGGAAGTAGCCGTTGAAGAGGCTCCAGCTGAAGAAACAACTTCAGAGCCTAAAGCAGAATCTGCAGAAGAAAACAGTCCAGAAGCTTAA
- a CDS encoding cation:proton antiporter, producing the protein MNLLLIENLSVIVFLPIMGIAIMLVVIRFIKGPSLTDRVVALDLLVTIGIAIISVYSIATGQSAYLDIAMILALIAFLSTIAFAYYLKRRGTE; encoded by the coding sequence ATGAATCTACTATTAATTGAGAATTTATCTGTTATCGTTTTTTTACCAATTATGGGAATTGCCATCATGCTAGTTGTTATACGGTTTATAAAAGGACCTAGTTTAACTGATAGGGTTGTTGCTTTGGATTTACTGGTAACAATTGGAATAGCCATTATTTCTGTTTACAGCATTGCCACTGGCCAATCTGCCTATCTGGATATTGCAATGATACTTGCTTTAATAGCATTTTTGAGCACAATTGCATTTGCCTATTATCTTAAAAGAAGGGGGACTGAATGA
- a CDS encoding DUF58 domain-containing protein: MASIDLHQLQQYSHLELLSKQVVEGFITGLHKSPFHGFSVEFAEHRIYNTGESTRHIDWKLYARTEKLFIKRFEEETNLRCQLIIDNSSSMYYPLKESLKDNQFSKIHFSIYCAAALIELLGRQRDAAGLSVFSQDVELHTPSKSTSMHHKYLFDQMEQLLEDKPDKKKTFAVQALHKIADNIHRRSLVIIFSDMMESSASKDDLFSSLQHLRHNKHEVILFHVTDKKKELDFEFENRPYQFIDVETGEEVKVHANEVKSNYLKAIKEYNKELMLKCGQYKIEFVEADIGEGFNQVLLPYLIKRSKML, encoded by the coding sequence ATGGCAAGCATAGACCTACACCAACTTCAGCAGTATTCCCATCTTGAACTACTCTCCAAACAAGTTGTAGAAGGTTTTATTACCGGTTTGCATAAAAGTCCTTTTCATGGTTTTTCAGTTGAATTTGCTGAGCACCGCATTTACAATACCGGTGAGTCAACAAGGCATATTGATTGGAAATTATATGCCCGTACAGAAAAATTATTTATAAAGCGCTTTGAAGAAGAAACAAATTTAAGATGTCAGTTAATCATTGACAATTCCTCTTCAATGTATTATCCCTTGAAGGAATCTTTAAAGGATAACCAGTTTAGTAAAATCCATTTTTCAATATATTGCGCAGCCGCACTCATTGAACTCCTTGGAAGACAAAGAGACGCAGCCGGCTTAAGTGTGTTTTCCCAGGATGTTGAATTGCATACTCCGTCCAAATCAACTTCAATGCATCATAAATATCTTTTTGATCAAATGGAGCAATTGCTGGAAGATAAGCCGGATAAAAAGAAAACATTTGCAGTTCAGGCATTGCATAAAATTGCTGATAATATTCATCGCCGCTCATTGGTGATAATTTTTAGTGACATGATGGAAAGTTCAGCTTCCAAGGATGATTTATTTTCTTCCCTTCAACATCTCAGGCATAATAAACATGAGGTAATACTGTTTCATGTTACAGATAAAAAGAAAGAACTAGATTTTGAATTTGAAAACCGACCCTATCAATTTATTGATGTTGAAACTGGCGAGGAGGTAAAAGTCCACGCAAACGAAGTAAAGTCAAACTATTTGAAAGCTATAAAAGAATACAATAAAGAGTTGATGTTAAAGTGTGGTCAATATAAAATAGAATTTGTAGAGGCAGATATTGGTGAGGGTTTTAATCAAGTGCTACTCCCCTATCTTATAAAGCGATCTAAAATGCTTTAA
- the trxA gene encoding thioredoxin, with product MALEFTDANFEETVLKSNQPVLVDFWAEWCGPCRMVGPIVEELSKEYEGKAVIGKLDVDNNPGISAQFGIRNIPTILFFKNGEIVDKQVGAVPKSVLAAKIDAHL from the coding sequence ATGGCTTTAGAATTCACAGATGCTAATTTTGAAGAAACAGTATTGAAATCAAATCAGCCTGTTTTAGTTGACTTTTGGGCAGAATGGTGCGGTCCATGCAGAATGGTTGGGCCAATAGTAGAGGAACTTTCCAAGGAATACGAAGGGAAAGCAGTAATTGGAAAATTAGATGTTGATAATAATCCTGGTATTTCTGCACAGTTTGGTATAAGAAACATTCCAACTATTTTGTTTTTTAAAAACGGAGAAATTGTGGATAAGCAAGTTGGAGCTGTGCCAAAATCTGTGCTTGCAGCAAAAATTGACGCCCACCTTTAG
- the dnaE gene encoding DNA polymerase III subunit alpha, with amino-acid sequence MPDFSHLHVHTQYSLLDGAADISGLFKKAKEDNMKAVAITDHGNMFGVFKFVAEASKYNVKPIVGCEFYLVEDRFKKNFTKEQKDQRYHQLLIAKNANGYKNLSRLCSLGYIDGLYSKWPRIDKELILQYHQDLIATTCCLGAEVPQAIMNKNEAEAEELFKWWLDIFGEDYYVELQRHGMEEQERVNAVLLKFAKKYNVKIIASNDSHYIEQEDSEAHDILLCVNTGEKKSTEIGHGRDRRFGFPNNEFFFKNQAEMNTLFADIPEAIDNTNEIVDKVEVLKLKRDILLPNYPIPEEFSGADEFLKHLTFKGAKERYKEITQEVEERINHELFIIKTMGFAGYFLITQDFINEARKMDVAVGPGRGSAAGSAVAYCVGITNIDPIKYNLLFERFLNPERVSMPDIDTDFDDEGRGKVIDYVVQKYGRNQVAQIITFGTMAAKSSIKDVSRVLDLPLSEANLLAKMVPDGAGVTLKKAFEAKEFDDIRKGNDLRGETLRLAVKLEGSVRNTGIHAAGIIIAPDDMLNYIPVSTSKETDLLVAQFDGKYIESAGMLKMDFLGLKNLTIIRDAIRLIKSNKGQIIDIDNIPLDDEKTYQMFQRGDTVGIFQFESDGMSKHLVDLKPNNIEDLIAMNALYRPGPMQFIPNFINRKHGREEVSYPHELLEPILNYSYGIMVYQEQIMQTAQIMAGYSLGQADLLRRAMGKKDHKEMERQSLIFIEGAQKIHNVPKDQAKEIFAIMAKFAEYGFNRSHSAAYSVVAYQTAYLKTNYPAEYMASVLTHNLSNIDKISFFMEECKRMGVSVLGPDVNESEYMFTVNKNDQIRFGLGAIKGIGEAAVEALVKERKKNGLYADIFDLVRRVDLKSANKKCFESLTFGGALDSLGTFNRAQYFYQDNANAATFLEKIIRYGNSCQENDSAAPNLFGEASSVDIALPQVPIIEEWPTLRRLSREREVIGIYISGHPLDDFKLEIDTFCNVQLNQLGNLEEVKGRDVAIAGIVTDFIHRTTKMGKQFGLLTVEDYTGSFQFALFSEDYLNFQKYMIKDCFLFVKGKAQNRKWGAPEQLEFKIHTIQLLTDVKDNLVKNLNLKIALSNINEDLIEKLDQLIRKNSGKCRLNITVYDPVENIKIDMPAKQLKVNLEKEFLDEMKSWKIIDLSLQ; translated from the coding sequence ATGCCTGATTTTTCTCATTTACATGTTCATACTCAGTATTCATTGTTGGATGGTGCTGCTGATATTTCCGGTTTATTCAAAAAGGCCAAAGAAGACAACATGAAAGCAGTTGCCATAACAGATCATGGCAATATGTTTGGGGTGTTTAAATTTGTTGCAGAGGCAAGTAAATACAATGTAAAACCAATAGTTGGATGCGAATTTTATCTTGTTGAAGACAGATTTAAAAAAAATTTCACAAAAGAACAAAAAGATCAGCGTTACCATCAGTTGTTAATTGCAAAGAATGCCAATGGATATAAAAATTTAAGCAGGCTTTGTTCTTTGGGCTATATTGATGGCTTATACAGCAAATGGCCCCGAATTGATAAAGAGCTTATTTTACAATACCACCAGGACCTTATTGCAACAACTTGTTGCCTTGGAGCTGAAGTGCCTCAGGCAATTATGAATAAAAACGAAGCCGAGGCAGAAGAACTTTTTAAATGGTGGCTCGATATTTTTGGTGAGGATTATTATGTGGAATTGCAGCGTCACGGAATGGAGGAACAGGAAAGGGTAAATGCAGTATTGTTGAAATTTGCGAAAAAATACAATGTTAAAATTATTGCTTCCAACGATTCCCATTATATTGAACAAGAAGATTCAGAGGCTCATGATATATTATTATGTGTGAATACCGGGGAAAAGAAATCAACTGAGATTGGTCATGGCAGGGATAGGCGGTTTGGTTTTCCTAACAATGAATTTTTCTTTAAGAACCAGGCAGAAATGAATACCTTATTTGCCGATATACCTGAAGCAATTGACAATACAAATGAAATTGTTGACAAGGTTGAAGTTCTAAAATTAAAGCGAGATATTCTTTTACCTAATTATCCTATTCCTGAAGAATTTTCAGGAGCTGATGAATTTCTTAAACACTTGACTTTTAAAGGCGCCAAGGAAAGGTATAAAGAAATTACACAGGAAGTAGAAGAAAGAATTAACCATGAGCTATTCATAATTAAAACCATGGGATTTGCAGGCTACTTTCTTATTACACAAGATTTTATTAATGAAGCCCGTAAAATGGATGTTGCAGTTGGGCCCGGAAGAGGATCTGCTGCTGGTTCAGCAGTTGCTTATTGTGTAGGTATTACAAATATTGATCCCATCAAATACAATTTGCTTTTTGAAAGGTTTTTAAACCCCGAACGTGTTTCCATGCCCGATATCGATACCGATTTTGATGATGAAGGCCGTGGAAAGGTAATTGATTACGTGGTTCAAAAATACGGAAGAAACCAGGTTGCTCAGATTATTACTTTTGGAACAATGGCTGCAAAATCATCCATTAAAGATGTTTCAAGAGTTCTTGATTTGCCTCTTTCCGAAGCAAACCTGTTGGCAAAAATGGTTCCGGATGGTGCAGGTGTTACTTTAAAGAAAGCTTTTGAGGCAAAAGAATTTGATGACATCAGAAAGGGAAATGATTTAAGGGGTGAAACGCTAAGACTTGCCGTAAAACTTGAAGGTTCGGTGCGCAATACCGGTATTCATGCCGCAGGAATCATTATTGCTCCCGATGATATGTTAAACTACATTCCTGTTTCAACTTCTAAGGAAACTGATTTATTGGTTGCCCAGTTTGATGGAAAATACATTGAAAGTGCTGGAATGCTTAAAATGGACTTTTTAGGTCTCAAAAATTTAACAATTATCCGTGATGCTATCAGGCTTATAAAGAGCAATAAAGGGCAAATAATAGATATTGATAATATTCCTTTGGATGATGAGAAAACCTATCAGATGTTTCAAAGAGGGGATACTGTTGGTATTTTTCAGTTTGAGAGCGATGGAATGAGTAAACACCTTGTTGATTTAAAACCCAATAACATTGAAGACCTTATTGCCATGAATGCCCTTTACAGGCCAGGTCCAATGCAATTTATTCCTAATTTTATCAACAGGAAACACGGTAGAGAAGAAGTTTCTTATCCACATGAATTGCTGGAACCAATACTTAACTATTCCTATGGAATAATGGTTTACCAGGAACAAATCATGCAAACAGCTCAAATAATGGCTGGCTATTCCCTTGGCCAGGCAGATTTGCTTCGAAGGGCAATGGGTAAAAAAGACCATAAAGAAATGGAGCGCCAAAGCCTTATTTTCATTGAAGGCGCACAAAAAATACACAATGTTCCAAAAGATCAAGCCAAAGAAATTTTTGCCATAATGGCCAAATTTGCTGAATATGGTTTTAACCGATCCCATTCGGCAGCATATTCAGTTGTTGCATATCAGACTGCTTACCTTAAAACCAATTATCCGGCCGAATATATGGCCTCTGTTCTTACTCATAACTTGAGCAACATTGATAAGATAAGTTTTTTTATGGAAGAGTGTAAAAGAATGGGGGTTTCAGTGCTTGGTCCCGATGTGAATGAGAGTGAATATATGTTTACGGTAAATAAAAATGACCAGATCCGGTTTGGATTAGGTGCAATTAAAGGAATTGGAGAAGCGGCTGTTGAAGCTCTTGTTAAGGAGCGCAAAAAAAATGGGCTTTATGCCGATATATTTGACCTTGTAAGGAGGGTTGATTTAAAATCTGCAAATAAAAAATGTTTTGAAAGTCTTACTTTTGGTGGCGCCCTGGATTCATTGGGTACTTTTAACCGTGCTCAATATTTTTACCAGGACAATGCCAACGCTGCTACATTTCTTGAGAAAATAATCCGTTATGGGAACAGTTGTCAAGAAAACGATAGTGCAGCCCCAAATCTTTTTGGAGAAGCCTCATCAGTTGATATTGCCCTTCCACAAGTGCCAATTATTGAAGAATGGCCCACATTAAGAAGGCTTTCCCGCGAAAGAGAAGTCATTGGAATTTATATATCCGGTCATCCACTCGATGATTTTAAATTAGAAATTGATACTTTTTGTAATGTTCAATTAAATCAACTTGGAAATTTAGAGGAGGTAAAAGGCAGGGATGTGGCCATAGCAGGCATTGTAACTGACTTTATTCACCGCACCACTAAAATGGGCAAACAATTCGGACTTCTAACGGTAGAAGATTATACTGGTTCCTTTCAGTTTGCATTGTTTTCAGAGGATTATCTGAACTTTCAGAAATATATGATAAAAGATTGTTTCCTATTTGTTAAAGGGAAAGCTCAAAACAGGAAATGGGGAGCGCCAGAACAGCTCGAATTTAAAATACATACTATTCAGCTGTTAACCGATGTAAAAGATAATTTGGTCAAAAACCTTAATTTGAAAATTGCATTGTCAAATATCAATGAAGATTTAATTGAAAAGCTTGATCAGTTAATTCGAAAAAATTCCGGAAAATGCAGGTTGAATATCACTGTTTATGACCCTGTTGAGAATATTAAAATTGACATGCCTGCCAAACAGTTAAAAGTAAACCTGGAAAAAGAATTTCTAGATGAAATGAAATCCTGGAAAATTATTGATTTGAGTTTGCAATAA
- a CDS encoding DUF3667 domain-containing protein: MDQSISEKKICLNCEKPIDDKDSYCGQCGQKTTPAKVPIIHFIQDFLGDYFSYDSKIFKSIIPLFVNPGHLTLEYIKGKRVKFIPPFRVFIIISVAFFLLFSSLNNQKSSFIEFETTTNSGLNDSLPNKNENYAHTENKKVVHSNEPGNKAVVKLDFGNDFNIGFNIDSTRNLISKVGFDTYIDSIRPNDSKYEKFIVKQLIKIFIDDHSKFTEVVVNFSSKLIFLMLPFFALLLKFIYIRKGKYFYEHFIFSLHFHTFIFSYLIINLLFVHYVFDFSFSISILLLLVYLFMAMKKVYGESYKKTISSFIMLSLSYLLLFIPLFFLLLLFTSLVFY, from the coding sequence ATGGATCAATCTATATCAGAGAAGAAAATTTGTTTGAATTGTGAAAAGCCAATAGATGATAAAGATTCTTACTGTGGGCAATGCGGGCAAAAAACAACTCCTGCCAAAGTTCCCATAATTCATTTTATCCAGGATTTTTTAGGAGATTACTTTTCCTATGATTCAAAAATTTTTAAAAGCATTATTCCCCTTTTTGTTAACCCCGGGCATTTAACACTTGAATATATAAAAGGAAAAAGAGTTAAATTTATTCCTCCTTTCAGAGTTTTCATTATTATTTCTGTTGCTTTTTTTCTATTGTTTTCTTCTCTTAACAATCAGAAAAGCAGTTTTATTGAGTTTGAAACTACTACTAATAGCGGTTTAAACGACAGTTTGCCAAATAAGAATGAAAATTATGCTCATACTGAAAACAAAAAAGTTGTTCATTCAAATGAACCAGGAAATAAAGCTGTGGTAAAATTAGATTTTGGAAATGATTTTAATATTGGTTTCAATATTGATTCTACAAGAAACTTAATTTCCAAAGTTGGTTTTGATACTTATATAGATTCAATTAGACCGAATGATAGTAAATATGAGAAGTTTATAGTTAAACAACTGATAAAAATATTTATTGATGATCATTCTAAATTTACTGAAGTTGTAGTTAACTTCTCTTCAAAATTAATTTTCCTGATGCTACCCTTTTTTGCATTGTTACTGAAGTTTATTTATATAAGAAAAGGAAAATACTTTTACGAACATTTTATATTTTCCCTTCATTTTCACACATTTATTTTCAGCTATTTAATTATAAACCTGCTTTTTGTGCACTATGTATTTGATTTTTCATTCTCTATTTCAATTCTGCTGCTTTTAGTTTATCTTTTCATGGCAATGAAAAAGGTATATGGTGAAAGTTACAAAAAGACAATTTCAAGTTTCATAATGCTTTCATTGAGTTACCTGTTATTGTTTATCCCCTTATTTTTTCTCCTGTTGTTATTCACTTCGCTTGTTTTTTATTAA